In Sciurus carolinensis chromosome 16, mSciCar1.2, whole genome shotgun sequence, the genomic window GGCACAGCAGAGTGTGGAGCAGGACCTGCCTGGGTTTCCATCCTAACTCTGCCACTACTAGCTGGGTGATCTGGCAAGTAACAAAACCTCCACAGGACTAGTTTCTTGTCTGTCCCCTGGGATTAGTAACAGAGGATACAGAAAGGGGTTAGGACTGAATGGGTGCATCTCTGAGAAGGGCTCAGAATGCCTCTGGGCACATGGTAAGTACTCACTTAATGTCAGCTGTTCTGATAAATACCCTCCCATGCCACTCCCCAAGCTGGCAGGGGCACTATCAATGGCCCAGTTGCACCCACCCTAAGGCCTCTGGGATACCAGGCCCTGTGCCAGACAATGCTTGGGGACACAGGTGAGCTCCCAGTCTGATGGTCAGCAGGTATGACCTGATGGTCACCATTTTAGATCAAGCATTGAGAGAAAGTGGACTGAGGGGCCATGTCTGATTCATCTCTGCCCATACCAGCTTCCCTCTGGGGACAAGCCTGGTCCTTAGGGATGCTGCCCACCCCAACCCGCTTAAGTGAGTCACTCCCCCAGGTCAGTCAGGTTGGCCCTTTGAACTTTCCTCTCTAACACACAcacttctccctcctttcctagCTAGAGCttcctctctcaccctgtggcTATGAGGGTGAATGTTCCTGTGTCCCATGGCGCCCTGCCTGATGGGGTCATAGTACATTTGGTGTACTGTAATCGAGCAGGGAATGGAGCCTATTGGGTGAAAGCTCGGCTCGTGCGCGATACACGAGTCCGAGTGCGGAATCGGAGGGCCTGGGCAGGATTCTCGGCTCTGCACCTTCTAGCTGAATgacctctttgtgcctcagtttctccgtGTGTTAAAAAGCGACTGTGGCTCCTACAGTAAGAAATAAAGTAACTCGCTTTGCACAGTTATTTGGAAAGTGAGTCCAGAGCGAGGAAAAGGAAATGGTCCGTGACTTGAAAGGGGTGGATGTCAGAACTCCGCAGCCCCTGATCTTTGCCCCCAGGTGTGACTTTGACGCTGGGGAAGAGCGGCAGAGATCAGAGGCTGTGAGAAGATTCCCACACAGTGTGCGCTCGCGACCCCGGAAGCGCAAGGCCGCGGGGCTCAGGGAGGTGGGAGAAGGGGTACCGGTCACCTTCACCGCGAAGTCGATGACCCTCTTGACACCCACGAGCGCGCGCAGCTCCGCCATCTTCCCGCCGCAGCCACTGCTGGGTCAGCCGGCACCCGCGGCCCCTCCGTCCGACACCGCCCTCGTTTCTCTCTGCGCCTGCGCGCCTCGCGGCCAGCCAGTCAACCCTCCCGGTCTTATTTCCCCGCCCCGATAGAGAACCAATCAGAGGGCCGGAGGGAGGAGGCCAATGGGAAGCTGAGCCTAAGGAGAGAGGCGGGACCTGGGGCTGGAGGGGAAAAGGCCTTGGTGAAGGGGGCGTGGCGGGGAACTGGGGGAAAGGTTGCGCTGCGAGGACGTCCTCCGGCTCCTCTGAACTCTTCCAGCTGTCCCCGGATACTCTCTTCCCCGCCAgatctcccttcttcctcctctccaaaTCGCCGTGCCCTTGATCTACGCCTCGGAGTGCCCCCGAGTGCGGCCGCGTTCTCTCCTTGCCGGCGCTTCCCGTCCCCTCCATATCTGCGTCCACCCGTCTCCACTTTCCTTCGGTGTTGTTGCCACACCCTTTCCATGCGCCCACGTCCCCTCATGGCTCCATTCCCCTGTGTCCATTCCAGGTTCGTGTTTCCATATTCATGTCCCCTCCTCCGCTTCCACATTCCCTGTAGGTCGTATTCTCAAGTCCTCCCTGAGCTTCTATACCCCCATGTCAGTGACCCCATGTCCGTGTTTCCCGTCCTCTTCATGTTCATGGCCCCGTGTCCCCCAGAAATTCACGTGGAGCCACGGCGCTAAAAGTCCTTCCTTTATTCTGTCCCAGGCAGACGCGGTCACAGGCACACGGGAAATCCACTGATGGCATCGGTGCTTTGCAAGATCATGTCCGCCAGCAGAAAGCAGAAGCCTGGCGGGAGGGAGGGGAGCACAGGGCGGGTGGAGGAAGGTGGGCCCTGGGGCAGATGACCAGGCGGGCCCGGGGGACTGGTATTTGGGGTTCCAGGGCGTCTGTGCTGGATCTGCGGGAGTATGGAGTGGAGCGCGTTTGGAAGTCACTGTGGGGTTTCCCGGGAGAGTGGCTGGGGAGTCTCGGGGGTTGGGGGTCCTGTAGGCAGTCTCCGCCACCCTCATCCCACTGTCCAGGTTACCCGCGAGAATATAGAAGGGTAAAGCCAGCCATCCCAAAAAATAGGACCAGGAGAAGAAGACGTCGtccttccattcattcttcaCCGTGTAGCCTACCAAGGcgatcagcagcagcagccctgggCCACGCCCGCCCGCCAGGTAAGCCTGGCGGGGTGGGTTTACACCCAGGCGCCACCCAGGCCACACCCCTAAGAACCGCCCAGTCCGTGACCACGCCCGCCATCCTCGAAGCCCCGCCTCGAGTCCTGCCCCTTTAATTCCTCCCCCTCCAAATACCGTCACTTGGAGATTCTCGCCCAGCTCAAGCCCTTTAGTCACTCCCAGGTCCCCCCTCTGCTGGTGGCTGCTGCCTCTCACCGCTAAGGAAGAGTAAGGCGATCGTAGTCCGGGCCCGCAGCGGCTCGCCCTTGTGGCATGTAATCCGCATCCCCATCACCATGGCCACGACGCCGAAGCCAGCGGTCAGCACCATGCACGCCGCGGTTACGGCCAGTGTGGCTGAGGAGAGTGGGCCGCATCAGCCCCGAGCGGCAGCTACCCCTCCCGCGACAGCTTTGGTCGCAAGGTGGAGCTGTCCTGGCCACCACGTCCACCCGCCGAGAGCCCAGGTTTCCCGACCCGAGTCAGAACTTTGGTTGGGGACCTAGAGGTCACGTCGGGATGGGCAGTTAATATCATGGTGTAGTCCACAAGTGGGGGTCCACAGTGGCCTGAGTCATGGAAGGCAGCTGGATCTGGGCCTGGAGTGAAAGGGGCGGGGACCGGGGCACCTCGTCATGGGCCCAGCTATTGTGTCTGAGAGTGGGGGCTATCTTGTGGGCTTGCAAGTGTGGTCTGACATCTGGGAGGGCGGGCCTCACTCTGGCAGGGGATGTTGGAGCAGATGTTATTGATACATTCCTGCCACAGGCCACTGTGGCCCTGGTGGTGGCGGATCCAGTAGTTGGTGGCAGTGGACAGCACGGTGAGGACGTTGGCCAAGATGCTGAGCAAAGTGCCCCCGCTCTGAAGGCTCCGCTTCACCCCCATGCCACGGAGGCTGCTGCCAAGGACCGCACAGGCAGGATTGGCCACACCCCAGAGGCCCCCACTTCAGGATGTGCCCAGCACCCCAGCCTGGGGCCCCCACTTCTGGGAACCTGTAGACCCCCTTCCTTCAGATCCCCCATACCCCGGGTCCTTCCCATAGTAACTCTGCCCCTCCCCTCAGACCCTCATTCGTCCATGTCCCAGCCTTCCTACTAGGGACTTGGAGACCTCCCCATGGAGGCCCCTGAGACCTTCACCCTAGGCCTCACAGCTCTGCTCCAGAACCTAACTTCCCAGGGACCTCCCTCCACAGGTGGAATGCCCCTTCAGCCAGCCCAGTGTCCTTCCCACCCAAGTGACTCACACTCAGCTCCCTGGGGCTTCTTAGACTCAGAACCCagcagggtgggggaagggagactGGGTCTCTGTGAGGCAGCCAGAGTTCCAGAACTCCCTCCCTCAGCAGCCATTTAAAGGGATAACCCCACTCCACACATTTTCACACACTGGCCAACAGCTCTCACAGAATGGTAGCTCAGTCAGACCACAGGTCTGGGGGTAGGGAAGCTTGAGAGCCACCACATGGGAGATCAGGTCCTTCTAGAAATTTCTCTTCCCTTCACATTCAGGGTGACCATGAACTTGGGTCCACAGCAGCTCTCCAACTGTCCTCTCAGGCCCCATGCAGGCTCCGGACTCtgactcctcctccctgcccttgtCGATGCTGCTGTACCCTGAGGCTTCACCCTGAACCTCTTTCCAGGTGGGCCTCTTCTCTCCCCCAGCTAACACCTGATGTTCTGAGAACAACCCAAAATCCATCTCCAACATCTTCTGAGACCCAGATGCCAGTCCTCACTGGCTCCTGGCTGTCCCCCGGGACCCCACTCTCAACCACATCCCAATAGAGCTCAGAGGTTTCCACCAAACTTGGGATGTGCCCACCATCCCACCCAGTTCATCAGGCAGAGCCCTGGGcactgtcctggtccctgaatctgtcTGGGTCATGGCCTCTTTTCCATCTGGGGCCCTGATCCAGCTCAGACCTCACCCTCTCCCATCTGTGGCATTGCCTGTCTCCTGCTCCTGGCCTCGCTTCCGTGTCTCCAGATGCATCTTTCTGGCACTTAGGAACACTGTCCCTCCCTTGCTCACAATTTTATCCTAACCCCCATCATCCTCAGGAGAAAGCCCAGATCCCTGCAGATCCCACATGTTTCTCTGTCATCTATCCCCCCACAACCCCATTCCACATTCTGGCCACAGAATATGGTTCTCCATCCCCTGAAAACTTCTGGACTTTCTATTGCCTGCATCTCTGAGTCCCTCTGCCTAGAGATTACCTCCCCTTGGCCTCCAAGAAGTTCCTAAATGCCTTTTCCCCCAAAAAAGTTCATCTCTGCACTTCTCCCATAGggctcctcttcccttcctcaccGGCTTCCTCCCAGGggtaaacccagggccttgcacatgctaccAAAcattctaccatggagctacatccccagctcctttttaaattttattttgagatggtcttgctgagtttcccaGGCTAGGCTTgcacttatgatcctcctgcctccggctccagagtagctggggttGCAGGCGTGCGCCACTTCACCCAGCCCGGCCAGGGTATCTTGTTCCTTGCCTTCCTTAGCCTCTGGCTGCTCTCTGGCCTGTATCAACTACTTGGTCTTTCACTGCCTCCCCTCTTCCCACTTTGAGCCCTTGTTGGGCAGGAACTGGGTCTGGCTTATGTCAGTGTCCCCAGTATGGCCcagcaaaggagagagaaggggggaagTTAGCTAAAGGGAAAAGgacacagaagaaaagagaaagaaacagggagaaagaaaagcactGGAGCCAGGCgcagaggtgcacacctataatcgcagcaactcaggaggccgaggcaggcgGGTCAAAACTTCCAGGCCAGTctgagcagcttagtgaggccctgtctcaaaagaagaaatagctgAGCTTGGTGgcgaaccctgggttcaatccccagtaccaggaaaaaaagaaagaaaaggaaagtactagaggaagaaaggaagagacaaaCAGGGGACATATTGAGCCTGTACCCACTTAGGGCAAAAGCACCCTGCAGGCAGGTCTGGCCAGCTCTCACCCTCCCTGGACACACTGTCACCCACCATGGAGCCAGGGTGTAGCTGGCTTCTGTCTTGACTGAATTAATTTTGGGATAATCATTTCTCAGCAAACTTTTATTGAATGACTGAAGGGGAAAGGCAGGGACGGAGGGATGAGGCAGTCAGGCATTCATTCCTGCAGCTTCTGATGGCACCTTCAGAGAAGAGCACCCCAGCTCGTCCTGGTATCCTTGCCTTCCACTCACAAGGTTTCATAGTCAGACTGCCGGGCATTACAGTGAGCTCTCAGACTCAGGACACCTGGGGTTGCCAGAGAGATGTAAGCACTTCCTCCTGCCCTGCACCCTTGCTGTCCCCAGCTGGACCCTCCCCCAGCTCCCTAGGGCTGGTTGGTTACCTGCACAAAGCCACAAGACCACTGAGACCCAGCCCAGGTAGAAGGACCAGGAGAAGAAGGTCTGGATCTGGGGATGTTGAGGCTGGACCCATCTCTCTCCTGTGTACACGGCCATGGCCACCACCATGGAGAGAACTGGGAGcaaggagcagagagagatgGCTCAGCCCTCTGGAGGAACTCACAGCCTCTGATGCCCAAGCCCAGCCCAGAATACCTGCAGCAAAGGATGCGGTGGTTGAGACCAGAGTGCCGCGGCCTGGGACAGACAAAGAAGGGATGCAGGACAGGACCAGGAAGCCCACAGAAATCAGGCCCCAGAGAGCAGCCAGGATGCAGAAGGTCTGTGTCACGTGGATATAACCTGTTTGAAGATGGGACTTCTGAGTGTCCATTCCCCACTGGCCATCCTCCCGCAAGAGAGCCTCTCCCCTTACCTGCTACTGGATCCTGAAGCTCTGTTGACCAGAGGCCTGAGTGAGCTGAGAAAGTGGGTCCCATGGCCACAAACCAAAAATTGGTGCTCAGAGCAACTAGGGAGGCTATCAGGCCCAGGGAGGCAGCAAGCAAGGCCAGGGACCGGCAGGGCTCCATGGGGCGAGTGCTGGGTTTCTGCGTTCCAGGGGATGAAAAGGTTGCGGACCAGGCTGCTGACTTGGAGAGAGGAGGAGCTATGCACCCAAACTCCTGGGTCCTCTGAGCTCCCTAAGAAGCCAGCAAGCAGCAGGAGCCACTCGGAGCCTTGTGCAACCTCAGAGGAGGCCGgctgttttctcacagttcccaTCAGCTGACTCTTCCTGAGTTGCACATACAACCAAGCCCGCCCTTCCCTGCACCACTGGGTTCCCTCCTGAAGTGTGTGGAGGGAGGGCACTGGGGGTGTCAGAGCATCCGTGGTTTAGCTGGTGGCTTACAACTTGCGTCTTTGTCGCAGATTCTATACTGTGGAACCCTCAACACCAGAGATAGCTTCCTGGAAGGGGTGAGAAAGAGAGACTCGGGGGCCCAGAGGAGGTGACAGGAGGCCAATTAGGCTCTGGTGTGAGTTAAATAGGAGGGGAGTTGTGGCTGGAGGGGACAGTTGGGGACTTGTCATGCTTTCCTGTGGTTTTGTAACCTCCTATTCTGGGCAAGGAGGGCCCCAACTCCAGGGTCTCCACCAAAGGAAGGGACTAGCGGGGCTAGAACTCAGGGTccaagggagggaagaatggaccAGAGCTCAGACTTCAGGTCCAGGGCTGAAATTTATACCCAGGGAAGGCAAATGGAGTGGAGAGCTAGGATTCTGAAAGGCTTGTGGAGAGGAAGACCTGCCCACGTCCTCATCCGATAAATGAGAGGCAGCTCTGCTTGGTGGTGGGGCCTTCAGCAGGGGGCCCCGTTGGCAGGTGCCTGGACAGTGGGGGGGACAGGTCAGGGCAGAAGCCCTTCAGCCTCCACATTGGGTCCTGGGCAACACCTCACCTGGGAGGCGAAAGTGTCACTGCCTGGGTGGAAGGCCCGAGAAAACCTGGTCCCCATGAAGTGAGGAATGGCCTGGAGGAGGATGCTGGTCATGACGATGGACCAGAAATGTCCCAGGCCCCCTTCCCACGCTCAGAGCCCCATCAGCGAGGCAAGTGGCTGCTCCTGAGAACGAGGACAGGCCCCCAGAGGTGGGTCAAGGTCACCACAGGCAGTAGGGCCACCGCACACACACATTCTTGGACAGGGCTCTGGCGAGGAGCAGTCTGACAGGCTTCAGGAAGCCCGGGCCACGGGCGGGTGGTGAGTTCAGAGGCAATCTGTGACACTGACCCCAACCTAACCCCAGTTCTAGCCCCGAACTCAGCCCCACCCCAAACCCAGCCCCTCTTCATGCTTGACCCCAGTCCCACTCCAAACCcacctcatcctcatcctcaaaCTTAACCCTATCCTCACTCCAGCCCCGACACACACCCACTCCCCTCCCGGCCCCCATCTTCATCTCACCTCCAGGTCCAAGCCCACTCCCCGTTTCTCATTTCCCCAAGTGGGCGCCCCGACACCCAGGCCCGCGTGCGCACACAGGTGAGTTGCACCTGGCCCCAGCATGTCCCCATACACGTGGGTGTCCGAGGCTGGGCCCAGGCCTGGGCACACACACCTGGAGGCTGTGCTGGCAgatggaggtgagcaggaagaGCGCAAAGGCAGGAGAGCCAAACCTGGCCTTGACTGGAGCTGCCCCACAGCTCCCATCTGCTTTCTCAAGGAGGTTGGTCCGGGGTGGAGGTGGGCCAGAGGGGAAACCAGGCCTGTTCCGAAGCCTTCCTGAGAGTGCGTCTGAGTTCCGTGCTCGTCCACACTGTCCAAACTGCTGGTTTCCGTGGCTCTCTATTAGTCTTGTCCAAGGGCTGCCAGTTTTTCTGAGTCTCCAGCTTTCTCCAGCCCTTTCCCACCTCTTCAGGCTCGGGAACTTCTTCGTAGCCCCCAGTCACTACAGAACACCCACCCAGCAGGGTCACTCAGGAGTCTCCTGTGAGGATCTGCTCAACCCTGAGGCCCACCCGGCCACACAGAGAGCTGCTCTTCACTCTGTTGGTATTGATTCTGTCTTCAGAGCAGATGCCCCCGTCTCAAGCCCCAAGGCTCCCTCCCATCCAAGaccctccccccaccctcacACCTCTACCCCAATTCCAAGAACCTCCTTTATTTGGCATGATCCAAAGTGTCTCCCCTTCCGCTACCTTCCACATGTGTTTTTCAGATGTCAAGAAGCCTCAGGCAGGAATAAGATCTTACTGACTTAGGGGCCTAAAGTTGGGAATATAGCATCGCACAAGGCATACAGGACCCTGATCATCCACGAACCTACATTATATCATATGTCCAGCTAAAGAAGTGAATGCTGGCGCCCGAGGACTTGGGGCAGAGGAATGATGTGATTTGAATTGTGTTTTCACAAAACTGCACATGAATGCTGTGCACAGTAGATTCTGCAGGGGTTgcagaggagaggccaggagcAGGAGGCTGCCTGGGAGGCTGTGGCATTGTCAGGGGGGAGATGATGCAGCCTTGCACCAGGTGGGAACTGTGGATGAACAAGAAGGAGCCAAAATacagatacatttttaaaggtaGAGCCAACATTATTTGCTCATAGATCAGATGTTGGATGTGACAGAAAGAAGGGActaagagctgggtgtggtggccgacacctgtaatcccagcaactccggagtcttaggcaggatgatctcaagtttgaggccagcctcaacaacttatgagaccctatctcaaaatacacataaaaagggctgggggtgtgctcagtggttaagtgttcctgggttcaatccctggtacaaaaaaaaaaaggattggtgATCAACAATGTTTTTGTCTTGAGCAGCtggataaaaatggaattttcattttctaagaagGGGAGACCAAGAGAGGAGCACttatgggagagagagagagagagagagagagagagagagagagagagagagaaagatcagGAACTTATTTTTAGACCTGTGACATTTGAGATGTCTCTTCTTTTCAAGTGGAAATGTTGAGTAAGTAGCCGGAGATCTGATTCTGGAGTTATAATTATATCATTATTATTGCCCAAGTAAGCCCTTATAAATATGGTTACTGGAATAAGTCTCAGTATTCTGCGTACACAGGCCCCAATACATTATTATTACAGAAGGCCTCAGCTGCCATTATTATCAGAGGAAGCCTCTATAAATACAGTATTGTTTTTTTGAGGAGTACCCAATAAATAATATGTTAGGGAATAAGCTTCTATTCATATAACATTTATTAGCATAGGCTGtaataaatattcttattattAGAATCCACCTTGCTAACTAGTCTTATTATCTCTTGATAGGCATCAGTAGGTCTCCTGTGGTTGGCATCTGTTTATTGAATGAGCTAATGAACGAGTGAATGAAGAGCCGTCAAGGTCATGAACAGTGCAAGCTCAGAGTGTGGTGTTTCTAGTTGGAGGGGCCCCTgccaggaggggagaggaaacTAGGGAGACCCCAGGAACTGGGGGTGGCTGGGCAGGGAGGCTGTTTTCTCTCTCATCTTTTCATTTATCCTATTATCGGACACATCCATTCCTAGAGGGTGAACTGGCCTAACTCCTGGGTGGGACCCTGGATTTATCTCTGTCCCCAACCCTACGAAATGGAGAGGGCCCCATTCTGGAAATGGAGCACCCCCACCTCACACCCACCCACGACACTCTTCCACCTCCAAAGATTCACACTGCGATAGTTTCACATCAGTTTTATTAGACCCCAAAATGCCGCTCTAAAGCATGTTCTGTTTCTCTAACAACCGCCTGGCAGGTTGGGACCTGGGTCTCCTCCACTCCCTGCCACCAGACcctgttctttctccttcctcctcaggacACAGGAGTCAGGGGCCCCTGCCCACAGTCTGGGACTAACTTCCCTCATCCCCCCAGGAACCAGGATTTCAGGTCCCCAGACCCCCCTCCTCTCCAGCGACCTCATTTTAACTGGGCAGCCGTCGGGCTCAGCGGGGCGTGGACAGGCGCCGGCACTCGTGCATGCGGTAGGCACACATGTAGAAGATCCCTGCGAGAAGGGATCCCAGTGGACCCTCAGGCCCCTCCTAAGCCCCCAcgctccttccctccttccctcggTGGCCACAGCCCCTAGGCCCCTCAAGCCTGGATCTGCCTGCAGATTAGTGCTGTGGGGTGCATGGGGGACACCCTGTCATCTTGCCCCCCAGAGTGCCCCCCAGACTTTAACCGTCCCACCCAGTGCCTCGGTACCTGCAAAGAAGGTCATGAGCAGGGCCACCCAGCCCAGGATGTACGACCAGGAGAAGCGCCAGTCCCCAAAGCGGCGTCCTAGGAAGCTGACCGTGACTCCCGTGTAAATGGCCAAGGCCAACAGCacgaagagggctggggagagaagGTGGTGAGGACGGCCCTGGAGGATGGGGCATGGGGTGGACAGGGGGCTGCTTCTGGGGgcggggcagaggccagggaaggCAGGACGGGGCAGGGAGAAGGCTGCTCTTGGGTTGGACAGTGAGGGTGAAGGTATCTGGAGGATTTGGTGGGTGGGGCGTTCAGAGGGAGGTTGGGAGGGAGGTTTAATCCCTGAAAGTCCCTGATTTACAGAACATTGTCATTCCTGAGTCCCCAGGGGCCACACTGGAGTTTGCATCCATCCCTGAGATGACTTAGGAAGCTGGTCACCAGGAAGGCCTATGTGAAACTGGGGC contains:
- the Cldnd2 gene encoding claudin domain-containing protein 2; this encodes MGVKRSLQSGGTLLSILANVLTVLSTATNYWIRHHQGHSGLWQECINNICSNIPCQTTLAVTAACMVLTAGFGVVAMVMGMRITCHKGEPLRARTTIALLFLSGLLLLIALVGYTVKNEWKDDVFFSWSYFLGWLALPFYILAGFCFLLADMILQSTDAISGFPVCL
- the Nkg7 gene encoding protein NKG7; this encodes MEPCRSLALLAASLGLIASLVALSTNFWFVAMGPTFSAHSGLWSTELQDPVAGYIHVTQTFCILAALWGLISVGFLVLSCIPSLSVPGRGTLVSTTASFAAVLSMVVAMAVYTGERWVQPQHPQIQTFFSWSFYLGWVSVVLWLCAGVLSLRAHCNARQSDYETL